Below is a genomic region from Neorhizobium galegae.
TGACCGTCAATTCCGGCGATGCGATCATGATGATCGCGATCGTCGCCTATGCGATCTATACGGTGGCGCTCAGATGGCGCCCGAAGGTCAATTGGCGGACGCTGATGGCGGTCCCCGCCTTCTTCGCGATGATCTTCTCCCTGCCGCTGGCCTTCTGGGAATATTCGAGCGACCGCCTGATCTGGCCCGACACGGAAGGCTGGATCGTGGTGCTCTATACGGCCGTCTTCGCCTCGCTGATCGCCCAGGTGCTCTACATCAAGGGCGTCGAGGAGATCGGCGCAAACCGGGCCGGGCTGTTCATCAATCTCGTGCCGGTGTTCGGCACGCTGCTCTCGGTCGCCATCATCGGCGAGAGCCTGCAGCTCTTCCATGTCGTCGCGCTGGCGCTGGCGCTCGGCGGCATCGCCATCGCCGAATGGGGAAAACCCCATATGGACCGGTAGTCCTGCTGGAAACAGAAACCGCCGGCCCCTGCAAACGGGCCGGCGGTTTTCAGATCATCGACCGGTGATATCCCGCCGCCTGCTGAGGCATTTGGGGAGCCGGCTGGTCGGAACTGCTCCTCAGCTGGCCATCGCCAGTCGTCCAGGGGCGAACGAGCGCTGATCGCGCACGTTGTTTCGGCTCACTTCAAAGCGCGCCAGCAGTTCGGAAAGACGGCTGCTTTCCTGCGCCAGAGAGGCGCCGGCCGCATTCATTTCCTCGACCATGGCGGCGTTCTGCTGGGTCATCTGGTCCATGTGGTTCACGGACGTGTTGATTTCCGAGAGACCTAACGCCTGCTCGTTTGCGGCAATGGCGATCGCCTCCATATGCTGGTTGACCGCCGCGACAAGCTTGGCGATCTCCTTGAGACCGTCGCCGGTATCATTGACGAGAACCACGCCCTGGTTGACGGCGGCTTCGGAATTGCCGATCAGCGTCTTAATTTCCTTGGCGGCCTTGGCCGAGCGCTGCGCCAGTTCGCGGACTTCCTGGGCAACGACCGCAAATCCCTTGCCCGCCTCGCCTGCGCGGGCTGCTTCCACGCCTGCGTTGAGGGCAAGCAGGTTGGTCTGGAACGCGATCTCGTCGATGACGCCGATGATCTGGCTGATCTGGTTCGACGCCATCTCGATCTTCTGCATCGCGTTGACCGCATTGGAAACGACGGTGCTGGAGTTTTGTGCGCGGGAGCTTGCATCGCGGACGATTTCCCGCGCCTCGCTCGCCCTTTCGGAGGTCTGCTTCACATTGGTGGTAACTTCTTCCAGCGCCGCCGCCGTCTGTTCCAGCGATGCAGCCTGCTGTTCCGTCCGCTTCGAAAGCTGGTCGGAAGCGGTCGAGATTTCGTCGCTGCCGCTGCGAACGCTTTGGGCGGTCCGGTTCACGCCTTCGAGCGCAGTCCGCAACTGGCGGACCGAGCTGTTGAAGTCATGGCGCAAGGTTTCGAACTGCTCGGAAAATTCCTTGTCGATCTCACACAGCAGATCGCCGGCAGCAAGGCGCTGCAGACCGGAGGCGAGTTCCGAGGTGGCCTGGGTCAGCCGCTCCTCGGCTTCGGACTCTGCCCTGCGCTGGAATTCGATGCGTTCGGCTTCGGCCGCCTTGCGGGAGTGTTCGGCATCCGCCTCGAGCTGGCGGTTCTGCTGCGCAGCCTCGCGGAAGATTTCGACGGCGCGCGCCATATCGCCGATCTCGTCGGTGCGGGCGGCACCCGGGATTTCGACGGAAAGGTCGCCGCCGGCGAGCGTGCGCATCACACCCGTCAACCGGCTGATCGGATTGGCGATCCGCACGATGACCGTGTAGATGCCGAGAAGCGAAAGCGCAAAAGCGATAACGGTCGCAACACTGTAGACGATGATGGATTGCGTTGCGGAAGCAACCTCTTCTGCCGTCAGCCTCGTCATCTCGTCGAGCGAGGCGGAGGCCATGTCGGCGACCGAAGACTGTGCGGGCGCGGCGGGCTTGCGCCAGTCGTCGACCGCCATGTCGAAGGGTTTGCCGGCCTGGAATGCCTTGAGGGCAGCATTGCGCTGCTCGGCATACGGTCCGGCGAAATAGGTCGTTTGCGCTGTCCGGTGGAGCGTCTTGATCTTCTCCGGGGTCGTCTCCGCGTTGGAAAGCTGGGTGATGACATCCCATGCCGTAGCCACGCGCGCATCCTGAACAGCAATTTCCGTCAGCTTGTCCGCCGCAAGCGGCTGTTTGGCGATCAGCGCATTGACGAAGGTGGAATTGGCGGTGCCGAGCTGCGTGCGCGCCGTCCAGGCAAGGGAGCGTATCTGGGTGAACATGATCATCCCCGGCCCGCGCGCATTGATGGTGGCCTCGGCCTGATTGGCGGCCTTTTCGAGATCGGCCAGCATCGTATCAGCAAGTCCGAGCACGGCTTTGCCGAGCCCCGGATCGCGGTCCTTGACCGCCTGCGTGAGCGCCGTGTCGACATTTGCACGATAGCCGGCCCACTGCGTATAGGCGTTGAGGACGGGAGAGATTGCGTTGCGCAGGCTCGCCGATTCGACTTCGGCCGTCAGGGTCTTCACCGCCGAAAAGGCTTTATCCATCGACTGCCGGCCGGTATCCATGTTCTTGCGGCTGGACGCGATCTCGGCAGGTTCCAGCTTGATCGCCGAGGATATGCCGCCGCGCTCGCCGCGCAGCCCGATCAGCGCATTGAACAGCGCTTCGTCAAGCTGTGCCAGTTCCGAGAGCCGGGTGGAGTTTTGGTAGCGACCGATCTCCTGAGACAGCATTCTGCCCATGAGACCCAGTATGCCCAAGCTAAGAACAACAAAAGCCAGTATCAAAGTATGCTTGATTGAAATCCGCACCTGCATCACTCCTTAGTTAATACACTCGCCGCTCGGTTTGCGGGCAATCAGCAATTCGGATAATTGCTGAACCACCCGGCAGCGTCTCCCGACCTGGACGGGAGAGATAATACAACCTCGTATAAAACATTAAATATTCGATTAAATACAAGGCGTTCCGGAAGCCTGTGGAATCGTTTCCGCAACTTGGGCATCACATTCACCGAATGGCGAAAACCCGCCTCCCCGTATGAAGGAGACGGGCCGGTCCGTCGTGCTGCAACGGACGGGAGCGAGGAGAGCCGCTCCGGATCAGATAAGATGACAGATTGGAATGATCATACCACGCCCGCCGGTCGGGCGCCGCACCTGATCGCCGGACATGTCGATCATCGCGCTGTCATGGCCGAGGATCACGTCGCCGCGGCCGGTCGAAATCGCCAGCACCCGTTCGATGCGGCCTTCCCCGCCGATCGCATATTCGATCCGCAGAGCCTCCGGCGACCAGCCGAGCAGAATGAGGTGATCGCGCTTCAAGTCGGCGCAATCGAGGCCGGCATTGGCGCGCATCTTGGCCAAAGGTATGCCGGCGACCGTGTCGAAATAACTGTCGAGCTCCGAGATGGCGTTGTTGACCGCGGAATTGACCCGCAGCAATTCGCGCCGCTGCGAAAATGTCAGCGCCGTATCATCCTCGACGCGGTGATGGCGCTCGATCGCCACGCCTTCGGTCAACATGCCCGCGAAACCGGTGATGCCAGCTGCGCGTGATTCCTTGCCGACAATCAGCGCCGTCAGGACAATGGCGGAAATGATGAGCTTCTTGATCATGGCTGCACCCTTTTCTTCAGACGGCTTGGATGCCGTTTCTTGGATGAGTTCACCCTAGCGCTCGGGTTTTTCGGGGCGCTTAAACAGATAGCTGCAATTTTA
It encodes:
- a CDS encoding DMT family transporter; protein product: MHKKAYLSLVIATLAWGGNAVAGKLAVGHVSPMMLTFWRWFFAVAIIFAISMPQLIKDWPVVRKNLPILLFLGVVGYVVFNAALYTAVNYTTAINVTVEQAVIPMLIFVINFALFRMKVSWAQILGFTLTLLGGALTAVHGDLSALVTLTVNSGDAIMMIAIVAYAIYTVALRWRPKVNWRTLMAVPAFFAMIFSLPLAFWEYSSDRLIWPDTEGWIVVLYTAVFASLIAQVLYIKGVEEIGANRAGLFINLVPVFGTLLSVAIIGESLQLFHVVALALALGGIAIAEWGKPHMDR
- a CDS encoding methyl-accepting chemotaxis protein, which produces MGRMLSQEIGRYQNSTRLSELAQLDEALFNALIGLRGERGGISSAIKLEPAEIASSRKNMDTGRQSMDKAFSAVKTLTAEVESASLRNAISPVLNAYTQWAGYRANVDTALTQAVKDRDPGLGKAVLGLADTMLADLEKAANQAEATINARGPGMIMFTQIRSLAWTARTQLGTANSTFVNALIAKQPLAADKLTEIAVQDARVATAWDVITQLSNAETTPEKIKTLHRTAQTTYFAGPYAEQRNAALKAFQAGKPFDMAVDDWRKPAAPAQSSVADMASASLDEMTRLTAEEVASATQSIIVYSVATVIAFALSLLGIYTVIVRIANPISRLTGVMRTLAGGDLSVEIPGAARTDEIGDMARAVEIFREAAQQNRQLEADAEHSRKAAEAERIEFQRRAESEAEERLTQATSELASGLQRLAAGDLLCEIDKEFSEQFETLRHDFNSSVRQLRTALEGVNRTAQSVRSGSDEISTASDQLSKRTEQQAASLEQTAAALEEVTTNVKQTSERASEAREIVRDASSRAQNSSTVVSNAVNAMQKIEMASNQISQIIGVIDEIAFQTNLLALNAGVEAARAGEAGKGFAVVAQEVRELAQRSAKAAKEIKTLIGNSEAAVNQGVVLVNDTGDGLKEIAKLVAAVNQHMEAIAIAANEQALGLSEINTSVNHMDQMTQQNAAMVEEMNAAGASLAQESSRLSELLARFEVSRNNVRDQRSFAPGRLAMAS
- a CDS encoding transglutaminase-like cysteine peptidase, with the protein product MIKKLIISAIVLTALIVGKESRAAGITGFAGMLTEGVAIERHHRVEDDTALTFSQRRELLRVNSAVNNAISELDSYFDTVAGIPLAKMRANAGLDCADLKRDHLILLGWSPEALRIEYAIGGEGRIERVLAISTGRGDVILGHDSAMIDMSGDQVRRPTGGRGMIIPICHLI